The genomic stretch ACCGCCGGTACAGGCCGTGCTCGACGCCCGCCGCGTCCAGCACCCGCCCGGCGACGAAGTCCACCAGGTCCTGGATATGGGTGGCGCCCGCGTAGAAGGCGGGCGAGGCCGGTACGACGGTGGCACCGGCGTCGTCCAGCGCGACGAGGTGGCGCAGCGTCTGGCCGTTCAAGGGGGTCTCCCGTACCGCCACGACGAGCGTCCGGCGCTCCTTGAGGGTGACACTCGCCGTGCGCTGCAGCAGATCCTTGGACAGCCCGAGCGCGACACCGGCCACGCAGGCGGTGGAGGCGGGCACGATGAGCATCCCCTTCGCCGGGTACGACCCCGAGGACGGCCCGGCCGCGAGGTCGCCCGCGCTCCAGTACCGCACCCCGCCGAGGTCGACGTCGAAGGTCCCGGGCTTGCCGTCGGCTCCCCGGGCCAGCCATTCCCGCAGGTCGTCCTGCCAGTGGGCGTCGCGGAACGAGATACCCGTCTCGTCCAGCAGCGTCAGCCGCGAGGCCCGGCTGACCACCAGGTCGACCGTCTCTCCCGCGTCCAGCAGCGCCCGCAGCACGGCCGCCGCATACGGCGTTCCGGAAGCACCGGACACCCCCACGATCCAAGGCACGCGCTGCGTTTCTCCTGCGTTCACACCTTGAGCGTACCGGTGGGTCGGGGCCCGTTCAGGCCGGGTGGGGGGCCTTGGGATCGACGGGGAGGAGGGAGGTGGGGACGGTGAGCTTGCCGAGCGGGGAGTGCACGATCAGCTCAGGGCCGTAGCGAATGGTGTCACGACCGAGATAGCCGTCAGGACCCGGGTTCCACATGGTGACGACATGCCCCTTGAGGGGGTCGAGAACCAGGTAGTTCGCGATGCCACGGGAGGCATACCAGCGGGGTTTCAGCTCGTAGTCCCGCCGGATGCTTTCCGGGGAGACGACTTCCGCGACGAACTCTATGAGGTCCGGCGCGTAGGCGCTGCGGTTCTCGGCCTCCGCCTCGCCCGGGATGACCGCGATGTCCGGGCAGAACTCGTGTGCGTCGTCGAAGGGGAACGCGACGTCGGTCACCACGACCCAGCCCGCCGGCAGCTGCGGCTCGACGATCCCCCAGAAGCTCTGGATCGTCCTCCCGTGAAACGGCCTGACTGGGTTCATCACGATGTTGCCCTCGACAATCTCGGTGACATAGCCGGGGAACATGTCCTCCAGCTTGCTGAGCTGCGAGTGCAGGCGGTCGATGCCCGAGATGGTCACGGTGGCCTCCCTGGGGTCCTGCACTCGATGGTAGGCCGCACGCTATTCAGACGGTCAGACCCCGAACGAGGAGATCCAGCAACGCACACACGAACAGGGCAATACCGATGAAGCCGTTGACGCTGAAGAACGCCCTGTTCAGCCGTGAAAGATCATGCGGGCGGACGATCCTGTGCTCGTAGAGGAACGCGCCCGCGACGATCAGCAGGCCCAGCCAGAAGAAGGCGCCGGCGTGAGTGGCCATGCCGTACCAGACGAACAGCGCCGTCGTGATCGTGTGGCAGACCCGCGCGCCCCAGATCGCGGCCGGGACGCCGAAGCGGGCCGGGACCGACATGACGCCGATCTCGCGGTCGGTCTCCACGTCCTGGCAGGCGTAGATCAGGTCGAAGCCGCCGATCCAGATGCCGACGGCGAGGCCGAGGATCACCGCGTCCCAGGACCAGGTCCCGGAGATCGCGAGCCAGCCGCCGATCGGGCCCATCGCCTGGGCGAGACCCAGGATCGCCTGCGGGAAGTTCGTGAAGCGTTTGCCGTAGGGGTAGATCACCATGGGGATCACGGCCACCGGGGCCAGCGCCAGGCACAGCGGGTTGAGGAGGGCAGCCGCTCCCAGGAAGATCACCAGCGCGATCAGGGCGCCCGTCCAGGCGTGCCGCACCGACATCGCGCCGGTCACCAGTTCCCGGTGCGCCGTACGGGGGTTCCGGGCGTCGATCTCGCGGTCGATGATCCGGTTGACCGCCATCGCGAACGTACGCAGGCCGACCATGCAGATGGTGACCAGCAGCAGCCGGGCCCAGTGGATGTTCTTGTCCCACTCGTACATCGCCGTCAGCGAGGCGATGTACGCGAAGGGCAGGGCGAAGACCGAGTGCTCGATCATCACCAGGCGCAGGAAGGCTCTGGTGCGTCCCGGCTGGGGGATCGCGGCGGAGGCGCTGCTCACAGGCCGTACTCCTTCCAGCGGCGGTCGACCTTCGCCGCCGTATCCGGGTCCGACAGGACCATGTCCGGCCACCCCCCGTCCCGGGTGTAGCCCTCCTCCGGCCACTTCTTCGTGGCGTCGATGCCCGCCTTGCCACCCCAGAACTGCTGGTAGGAGGCGTGGTCCAGGTGGTCGACGGGGCCTTCCACGACCGTGAGGTCGCGGGCGTAGTCGGTGTTGCCGAGGGCCCGCCAGGCGACCTCGTGCAGATCGTGCACGTCGCAGTCGGCGTCCACGACCACGATCAGCTTGGTCAGGGACATCATGTGCGCCCCCCAGATCGCGTGCATCACCTTCTGCGCGTGCTTCGGGTACTTCTTGTCGATCGAGACGATCGCGCAGTTGTGGAAGCCGCCGGCCTCGGGCAGGTGGTAGTCCACGATGTCCGGGACGATGATCTTCAGCAACGGCAGGAAAAACCGCTCCGTCGCCCTCCCCAGCGGGCCGTCCTCCGTGGGGGGCCTGCCTACGACGATCGACTGCAGCAGCGGGCGCTTGCGCATCGTCACGCAGTCGATCTTCAGCGCCGGGAACGGCTCCTGCGGGGTGTAGAAGCCGGTGTGGTCGCCGAAGGGGCCCTCGGGCAGCATCTCGCCCGGCTCCAGCCAGCCCTCCAGGACGACCTCGGCGTTCGCCGGGACCTGCAGCGGGACCGTCTTGCAGTCGACCATCTCGATCCGCTTGCCCGCGATGAACCCGGCGAACAGGTATTCGTCGATGTCGCCGGGGAGCGGGGCGGTGGAGGCGTACGTCACGGCCGGCGGGCAGCCGAAGGCGATGGCGACGGGCAGCCGCTCACTCCTCCTCGCCGCGACCTGGTAGTGGTTGCGGCTGTCCTTGTGGATCTGCCAGTGCATGCCGATGGTGCGCCTGTCGTGGCGCTGGAGGCGGTACAGGCCGAGGTTGCGGATGCCGGTCTCGGGGTCTTTGGTGTGCGTCAGCCCCAGGTTGAAGAAGGAGCCGCCGTCCTGGGGCCAGGTGAACAGCGCCGGGAGCCGGTCCAGGTCGACCTCGTCGCCCCGCAGGACGACCTCCTGCACCGGAGCCTCTTTGACTTTCCTCGGCGGCACGTGGGTCATCGCGCCGAGCTTCCCGAAGGCCTCGCGGACGCCGACGAAGCCGTGCGGCAGCTCGGGCCGCAGCAGGCCGCCGATCTTCTCGGAGATCTCGCCGTACGACTTCAGGCCCAGCGCCTTCAGCAGGCGGCGGTCGGTACCGAAGACGTTCATCGCGAGGGGCATCGCCGAGCCCTTCACGTTCTCGAAGAGCAGCGCCGGGCCACCGGACTTCTGCACCCGGTCGACGATCTCCCCGACTTCCAGATAAGGGTCGACCTCGGCCTTGATGCGCTTGAGGTCGCCCTCGCGCTCCAGCGCCCGCAGCAGGGAGCGAAGATCGTCGTAAGCCATGCCGTCAAGTATCGCCGACGTACGGATTCGCGCCGTGGCAGGGCTGGCCGTTGCCGACCGCGGGTCCGTCGCGGCTGGTCGCGCAGTTCCCCGCGCCCCCGGGGAGTTGTCCACCCGCTAGTCTGGCTCGGTCGCCGGGATCATCTCACTCGTCTCACTTGTCGGGGGATCGCACGCCATGCTCAGGTATCTTCCGTTTCTGCTGGTCCTGGCCCTGTGGATCTACGCCTTCGTGGACTGTCTGAACACCCCGGAGGAAGAGGTGCGGCATCTGCCGAAGCTGGCGTGGGTGGTCATCATCCTGCTCTTCGGCGAGGTGCTGGTCGGCCCGGTCGCCTGGCTGATCACCGGCCGGGGGCGGCAGGCGGCCGCGGACGGCTCCGGCCCGTCGGAACGGCGCCGGGACGCGCCCGCTCGCTGGGTCGCCCCCGACGACAACCCCGAGTTCCTCAAGTCCCTGGACACCAACTCGCGCGACACGGACGATCCCAAGGGCGACTGACCCGGCTCGGAGGAACACAGCTCCGGGGAACACAGCTCCGGGGAACACGGCTCAGAGGAACACCGCGATGGGGTACTCCAGCACGCTCTCACGGGCCTCGGGGTCCCAGCTCGTCACCTTGCCCAGGCAGTGGGCCGGGAACTGGCCGCCGGGCAGCTTCCGGTCGGGTCTGCGCAGCCCGTCGCCGCGCATGACGACCCGCAGATACGCGGAGGACTCCCCGTCCCCGTAGGGTGCCCGCATCACCAGGGTCTCGCCCCGCGCGGCCACCGCCTCGAACCGGCCGGTGACCATGACGAACTCGCCGATCTCGGTGAGCACCACCTCCCGGGCGGCGCCGGCGGGCGCGCCGGAGCCGGCCAGCTTCCGGCTCAGCACATGGTTCGGTGTGACGGTCCCGGAGTTCCGTCCCAGCTCCACCTCGACCAGGGCGTCCTTGCGCCGCAGGACGGACAGCAGCAGACCGATCACCGATATCGGCTCACTGCTCTCCACGTACTTGGCGACCACCTCGGTGCTGCTGCCGCCCGTCACCTTGAACAGCAGGGACAGCAGGGGAATCGCCGCCAGGCAGCCGGCGTTGCGCATCCGCCGCTCCTCGACCTCCCGGCGCATCGCCGACTTGTAGTTGCCCATCTTGAACAGGCCCATGACCGCGTCGTTGTCGAGGTACAGGGGCTGGTAGCTGGGATCCTCGGCCGGCCTGCCGAGCCGGCCCAGGCCACGGCGCAGCGCCAGCGCGGCCAGCACGAGGAGACCGGCGAAGGCGGCCAGCCACCACACCATCGCGCCCCACCAGACGCTCCACCAGGTGCCGTCAAGAACAGCCACGGATCTCCTTGAACGCGCTGGACAGGGACGAGTCAGGGGCGGCGGCGTCGACCATGTGGCCGCCGGTCAGGGCGGCGACCGCACGGAGTTCGGCCGCGTCGGCCTCGCCGAAGTGGACGGGGTACGTGTGCACGGCGCGGACGTCGGCCGGGCGGGCCCGGTAGCGGCTGACGAAGGAGGCGCGGTCGATGCCCGCGTTGTTCTCGCCGTCGGTCATCAGCACGAGGGACACCGTGCGCCCCGGGTCCGCGCGCAGGGTCTGCTCGGCATCGCCGTAGCCGTGGTCCAGGGCGGTCCAGACGGCCGTCGAGTCGTCGTAGCCACCGTGGGCGACGAAGTCCGTGAGGGCGGCGAGGTCGGCCGGGCGGTGCACGGTGACCGTGTGTTCGGCCAGCGGGCGGCCGCCGAAGCGGACGACGGTGAGCCGCTCGCCCTGGTAGAAGCGGACGAACTTGGCCGTGGCGGAGGAGTCCGCGCCGCTGAGCGAGGCGAACGCGGCGCGCAGCGCGGTCGTACGGGCGCCGCGCATCGAGGTGGAGAAGTCGAGCAGGAAGATCACCTGGTCGGCGACGCGCCGCCGGGGGTCGCCGTAGTCGGCGAGGAGCCGGTCGAGGACGGCCGGGTCGTCCGGGAAGTACAGCGCGTTGTCCAGCGGGGCGGCGAGCCGGGGGTCGCGGGGGACGGCGGTGCTGACCGGGCGGCGCAGGGTCCGGCGCATGATGTCCCGCTGGTGGCCGGTCCCGGTGAGCCAGGCCACCACGCGGTCGTAGGCGGCGCGACGGGCCGGGTCGAGGAGCAGCAGCGGGTAGTCGGACAGGACCATGCCGTCGGCGGGGTGGACGATCTCCAGGGGCTGCTTCAGCCGGCCGGAGGCGTTCAGGGTGAGCAGTTCGGACTCGTAGGTGATCAGGGCGTTGGTACGGCCCGGCCGGGCGGCGAAGGCGTCCAGCAGGGCGTGGGAGCTCTCGGCGGTGAGGGTCTGCCCGGAGCGGAAGCCGCGCAGCCGGTCGCAGCTGACGTCCGTGGGGCGCAGCGCGCTGCCGGTGCCGGCGGCGGCGGTGGCGACACCGACCAGTGCGGCCAGGCCGCTGTTGCTGTGCCGGGGGTCGGCCATGCCGAAGCGCACGGTGCCGGTGGCGGCCGCGTCGGCGATGTCCGCCCAGGAGAGACGGCCGCCGGGGGCCTTGTCGCGCAGTTGCCGGGCCACGTCCTGGGTGAGGCCGACGACGACCGGGGAGCGCATGATCGAGGTGCTCTGCGCGATGGCGGCCGGGTGGGTCCCGGCGGCGGCCTTCTTGGCCTTCAGCCGGAAGTAGCGGTCGGAGGAGAGCCAGGCCAGGTCGTAGGAGCGGCGGCCGGTGAGCAGGGTGTCGCCGGCGTCGTTGGTCGGCTCGTAGTCCATGTCCAGGCGGACCCCGGTGTCCTTCGCGAGCTGGTCCAACAGCGGCTTCATGTCGGCGAGTTCGTCGCTGGCCAGGACGTGCAGGGAGGTGTCCGGACCGCCGCCGCCACCGGAGCAGGAGACCAGCGCGGCGAGCAGGGCCAGGCACAGGGCCAAGGCCAGGGGGAGGGGGAGGAGAGCGCGGGCCGTCGGGGTGCGTCGCCGTCGGTCGCGGGCCGTCATGGCGCGTCCCCGTCGGCTGCCGACTGGGTCACCGGGGCGCAGTCGCCAACGCTCTCGATCATCCGCTCCAGCAGGTCGAGCCGGGGCAGTACCGCCTTGGTGTCGTCGGCCGACAGGACCGGCACCTGGATGTGCCGCTCGCGCAGGAACCGGGTCAGCGCGTCGCTGGTGGCCTCGTCGCCCTGGGCGTCCCGGACCCGGAAGCCCAGCTCCATCGCCCGCTTCTGCAGGGCCGGATCCGTCGTGCTCAGGGCGCCGAGCCGGTCGCCGGCCGGGGTCAGCGCGATGAGCTGGGGCTCGGTGACGAACCGCGCCGACGGGTAGAGCAGCACCCGTTCGCTGTCGATGTGCCCGGTGTCGTCCTGGGCGGCGATCTGGTGGGCCAGGAACTGGTGCTCGTAGATCACCGCGATGGGGGCGATGCTCTTGCCCTCGGCGGAGACGTACGTCTCGTTCTTCTCCGAGGACGGCATGCCCTGGTCGTTGAGGAGGAGCCGGATCTGTTCGGCGAAGCGGGTCGCCTCGGCCGGGCTCTGCGGGATGTTGTCGTGGTTCCACACGTAGGAGACGAGGCCCAGATACGTTCCGGCGGAGTTGGCGTCGCAGATGTCGGCGGTCTGGGCGAGCACCTTGTTGCCGTTGTGGATGCCGTGCCGGGAGATCTTCAGCGCGTCCCAGCGGACGCCGTCGGCGGTCGCTCGCAGGAACTTCTCCATGTTCAGCGCGTAGTAGAGCGGCTTCTGCCCGGCCGGCGCGCCCGGTAACGGGGTGGCGATCCCGGCGTCCTGGAGCGTCTCGGCGTACTCGCGGTAGGTGCCGAGCACGATCGGGCTGACGAAGGGGCGGTAGGTGGTCGCCGGGTGGCCCTCGGCCGCGCGCCTCCTGGTGATCAGGTCGGCGGCGGGCTGCCCGGACGGGAAGACGACGTCGTAGCCGTCGTAGCTCTGGGTGGCGATGCCCCTCGACCCTATGCGGGTGATGTGCACCCGGAAGCCGTGGCGGATCAGCAGCCGTTGGACCTCCGGGTCCTCGAAGTAGTCGGCCTTGGAGGCCATCTTGGCCTCGATCGTGACGATCCGCTCGAAGGGCAGCCCGGGGTGTCCCTGGACGAGGACGACGATCGCGCACAGGGCGGTGACGGCCGCGACGAGGCGGGGGATCAATCGGCGTGCCCGGGATCGCGGCGGGGGTACGACGGCGGGGGCGCCGACCTGCAGGCGCGGCTCGCCGCTCTGACGGGGTCTGTCGGTCTCGGCTCTGTCTGTGGCCACCCGTGTCTCCTGCGTCAGCGGGGACAGGATCGTCCGCCGCCCGGACGCCGCCGGATGGAACGTCCAACTAACTTGAACAGAACGACATATGAAGGTATGTCAGCGAAGAACGGAACCCATCGGTCCGTCCCCGTGCGGCGAAACTGCTGCACACTGGTGGGTGTTCGCTTTCGATGGAACACATGAGTGGAGTCGGGGGTACGGCATGCGCGCGGTGGAGTTCCAGGAGTACGGCGGTCCCGAAGTGCTGCGGCTGGTGACGGCCGAGACACCGGAGCCGGGCCCCGGCCAGGTGAGCGTCGACGTGGCCTACGCCGGCGTGAACTTCGCCGATCTGAAGGCCCGCGCGGACGGCTACCGGGTGCCCGCGCTGCCGTACGTCCCCGGCGTGGAGGTCTCCGGCCGCGTCCGCGCGCTCGGCGCCGGCGTCACGGACCTGGCCGTCGGTCAGGAGGTGGTGGCGCTCACCCAGGGCGGCGCGTACGCGGAGGTGGTGGCAGCCGAGGCGACGACCGTCTTCCCGGTCCCCGCCGGACTGGATCTGCGCACCGCCGCGACCCTGCCGGCGGTCCTGCCCACGGCGTACGCCCTCGTCCACACCGTCGGCCGGCTCCAGCCCGGCGAGTCCGTGCTCGTGCAGGGCGCGGCGGGCGGCATCGGCACGGCGGTCGGTCAGCTGGCGCGGGCTGCGGGCGCCGGGGCGGTGTACGGCGTGGTGTCCTCGGCTGCGAAGGCCGCCCACGCCAAGCGTCACGGCTACGACGAGGTGTTCGTCGGCGCCTTCCGGGAGCCGGTGCGCGAGGCGACCGGCGGGCGGGGCGTCGACCTGGTGCTGGACCCGGTCGGCGGCGACACGCTGCGCTCCGGACTGGCCTCGCTGGCGGTCTTCGGGCGCCTGGTCTCCTTCGGCAACGCGAGCGGCGCCGAGCCGTGGACCGTGGGCCAGGCGGAGCTCGCCCCGCTCGGTGCCTCGGTCGCCGGCTTCTCCATCCTGACCCTGGCCGCCGGCGCGCCGGACACGCTGCGCCGGCTGTCGCGGCAGGCGTTCGCGAAGGCGGCCGACGGGACGGTGGCACTGCCGGTGACGGCCGAGTTCGCCCTCGCGGACGCGGCGGAGGCACACCGGCTGATGGGCGGTCGGTCGAGCACCGGCAAGCTGCTGCTGCGCGTCGCCGACTGACTCCGTCTCCATCAAGTCCCCCCATTCAGCTGGCACTTCACCGTCCATAACGGCTTGCCATCCCCCCGCCAGGGGTGTTGTTAATGGTCGTCACTGAGTTGCGAGGTATCGCCTGACCTCTGGGGGACAGAAGCAGATGCAGAACGGCCAGCCGCCCGAACACCCGGCCCAGCAGCCACCGCCCGCACCCGTCCCGCCGACCCCGGCGGCCGCACCCACCGCCCCGTCGGCGGCCGCACCCACCACGCCGCCCGCCGCGCCCGCCACCGCACCGCCCATGCCGGACGTCCCCGCACCCCCGCCGTATCCGGCGCCGACGCGGCTCGATCTCCGGGTCAGCAAGCGGATCCTGTGGATCGGCGCGGCGGTGTACCCGCTGCACAACATAGCCCGGGTCTACTCCTTCATCCTGCGCCCCAAGCGCAAGGAGGCGGTGCTGCGGTTTCTGCGGTACACCGCCGGGACACTGGTCATCGGGTTCATCGCGATGCTGCCCAGCCTGCCCTCCCTCACCCTGGGCGGTGGAGGGGAGCAGAACTCCGGCGCCGCCGGCTACGTCACCTTCATCTGGAGCGTGGCCGCCGTCGCCGAGATCTTCTTCCTCATCGACATGCTGTCCGTCCTGACCGCCTCCGCGCACCACGTCCTCGCGGTCGAGACGTCGGGCGCGTCCACCGCGCTGGTCACCAGCCAGGACCCGCGCCAGCTGGACCAGATCGTCGGCCAGATCTCCTACGCCATCGATCACCCGGACACCGAGTTCAAGGTGACGGTGCAGAGCCTCACCGTCTCGCCGAAGAACTACTACTTCGGCGACAACGTCAACATGTACGGCGGCAGCGGAAACGTGGGGATCGGCGCATGAGCGGCAACAACTACTTCTACGGCGAC from Streptomyces roseochromogenus subsp. oscitans DS 12.976 encodes the following:
- a CDS encoding PLD nuclease N-terminal domain-containing protein codes for the protein MLRYLPFLLVLALWIYAFVDCLNTPEEEVRHLPKLAWVVIILLFGEVLVGPVAWLITGRGRQAAADGSGPSERRRDAPARWVAPDDNPEFLKSLDTNSRDTDDPKGD
- a CDS encoding quinone oxidoreductase family protein, with amino-acid sequence MRAVEFQEYGGPEVLRLVTAETPEPGPGQVSVDVAYAGVNFADLKARADGYRVPALPYVPGVEVSGRVRALGAGVTDLAVGQEVVALTQGGAYAEVVAAEATTVFPVPAGLDLRTAATLPAVLPTAYALVHTVGRLQPGESVLVQGAAGGIGTAVGQLARAAGAGAVYGVVSSAAKAAHAKRHGYDEVFVGAFREPVREATGGRGVDLVLDPVGGDTLRSGLASLAVFGRLVSFGNASGAEPWTVGQAELAPLGASVAGFSILTLAAGAPDTLRRLSRQAFAKAADGTVALPVTAEFALADAAEAHRLMGGRSSTGKLLLRVAD
- the mqnP gene encoding menaquinone biosynthesis prenyltransferase MqnP, with amino-acid sequence MSSASAAIPQPGRTRAFLRLVMIEHSVFALPFAYIASLTAMYEWDKNIHWARLLLVTICMVGLRTFAMAVNRIIDREIDARNPRTAHRELVTGAMSVRHAWTGALIALVIFLGAAALLNPLCLALAPVAVIPMVIYPYGKRFTNFPQAILGLAQAMGPIGGWLAISGTWSWDAVILGLAVGIWIGGFDLIYACQDVETDREIGVMSVPARFGVPAAIWGARVCHTITTALFVWYGMATHAGAFFWLGLLIVAGAFLYEHRIVRPHDLSRLNRAFFSVNGFIGIALFVCALLDLLVRGLTV
- a CDS encoding vWA domain-containing protein, encoding MTARDRRRRTPTARALLPLPLALALCLALLAALVSCSGGGGGPDTSLHVLASDELADMKPLLDQLAKDTGVRLDMDYEPTNDAGDTLLTGRRSYDLAWLSSDRYFRLKAKKAAAGTHPAAIAQSTSIMRSPVVVGLTQDVARQLRDKAPGGRLSWADIADAAATGTVRFGMADPRHSNSGLAALVGVATAAAGTGSALRPTDVSCDRLRGFRSGQTLTAESSHALLDAFAARPGRTNALITYESELLTLNASGRLKQPLEIVHPADGMVLSDYPLLLLDPARRAAYDRVVAWLTGTGHQRDIMRRTLRRPVSTAVPRDPRLAAPLDNALYFPDDPAVLDRLLADYGDPRRRVADQVIFLLDFSTSMRGARTTALRAAFASLSGADSSATAKFVRFYQGERLTVVRFGGRPLAEHTVTVHRPADLAALTDFVAHGGYDDSTAVWTALDHGYGDAEQTLRADPGRTVSLVLMTDGENNAGIDRASFVSRYRARPADVRAVHTYPVHFGEADAAELRAVAALTGGHMVDAAAPDSSLSSAFKEIRGCS
- a CDS encoding Uma2 family endonuclease, with product MTISGIDRLHSQLSKLEDMFPGYVTEIVEGNIVMNPVRPFHGRTIQSFWGIVEPQLPAGWVVVTDVAFPFDDAHEFCPDIAVIPGEAEAENRSAYAPDLIEFVAEVVSPESIRRDYELKPRWYASRGIANYLVLDPLKGHVVTMWNPGPDGYLGRDTIRYGPELIVHSPLGKLTVPTSLLPVDPKAPHPA
- a CDS encoding menaquinone biosynthesis decarboxylase; protein product: MAYDDLRSLLRALEREGDLKRIKAEVDPYLEVGEIVDRVQKSGGPALLFENVKGSAMPLAMNVFGTDRRLLKALGLKSYGEISEKIGGLLRPELPHGFVGVREAFGKLGAMTHVPPRKVKEAPVQEVVLRGDEVDLDRLPALFTWPQDGGSFFNLGLTHTKDPETGIRNLGLYRLQRHDRRTIGMHWQIHKDSRNHYQVAARRSERLPVAIAFGCPPAVTYASTAPLPGDIDEYLFAGFIAGKRIEMVDCKTVPLQVPANAEVVLEGWLEPGEMLPEGPFGDHTGFYTPQEPFPALKIDCVTMRKRPLLQSIVVGRPPTEDGPLGRATERFFLPLLKIIVPDIVDYHLPEAGGFHNCAIVSIDKKYPKHAQKVMHAIWGAHMMSLTKLIVVVDADCDVHDLHEVAWRALGNTDYARDLTVVEGPVDHLDHASYQQFWGGKAGIDATKKWPEEGYTRDGGWPDMVLSDPDTAAKVDRRWKEYGL
- a CDS encoding UbiX family flavin prenyltransferase, giving the protein MPWIVGVSGASGTPYAAAVLRALLDAGETVDLVVSRASRLTLLDETGISFRDAHWQDDLREWLARGADGKPGTFDVDLGGVRYWSAGDLAAGPSSGSYPAKGMLIVPASTACVAGVALGLSKDLLQRTASVTLKERRTLVVAVRETPLNGQTLRHLVALDDAGATVVPASPAFYAGATHIQDLVDFVAGRVLDAAGVEHGLYRRWRGELGSGAAG
- a CDS encoding DUF6232 family protein; this translates as MQNGQPPEHPAQQPPPAPVPPTPAAAPTAPSAAAPTTPPAAPATAPPMPDVPAPPPYPAPTRLDLRVSKRILWIGAAVYPLHNIARVYSFILRPKRKEAVLRFLRYTAGTLVIGFIAMLPSLPSLTLGGGGEQNSGAAGYVTFIWSVAAVAEIFFLIDMLSVLTASAHHVLAVETSGASTALVTSQDPRQLDQIVGQISYAIDHPDTEFKVTVQSLTVSPKNYYFGDNVNMYGGSGNVGIGA